One Bombus pyrosoma isolate SC7728 linkage group LG11, ASM1482585v1, whole genome shotgun sequence DNA segment encodes these proteins:
- the LOC122573039 gene encoding uncharacterized protein LOC122573039 yields the protein MAARWRSHRTTVDRYVVTCHRVIRVKMKTETVLLFLTCYFLAGSIADYQFLRDNYVEEDAQQYDDFDRLTSLRKYAFDDDRESRRNIDDELENWTGRWMPDRPNEFTPSPKELTKVDQITISGSSQSLHGVPMGYPSRDCDDAKTNLTMDWDGNPINYTCYDNKIIPNRNTIALKYCERIPKYYVATHKCMYEDIEYDDDVPLFGPHRPLWPIYGEYKFLPKQRWLHNLEHGAVVALYHPCANPMEVRRLKSLVSNCLRRHVISPYNLLDERRPFVLVTWGCRLSMSYVNAELVVEFIREHALRGPEEVARDGDFADNLLHPAKIVSDLDDTVLCPNARTV from the exons ATGGCCGCGAGATGGCGATCGCATCGGACGACCGTCGATCGATACGTTGTCACTTGCCACCGCGTCATTCgcgtgaaaatgaaaacggagactgttttactttttttGACGTGTTACTTTCTCGCGGGAAGCATCGCGGACTACCAATTCCTCAGGGACAATTACGTCGAAG AAGATGCACAACAGTACGACGATTTCGACCGATTAACCTCGTTACGGAAGTACGCGTTTGACGATGACCGCGAGAGTCGTCGAAACATCGACGATGAATTGGAGAATTGGACTGGCCGATGGATGCCCGACAGGCCAAACGAGTTCACTCCATCTCCCAAAGAACTTACAAAAGTCGATCAGATAACGATTTCCGGATCCTCTCAATCCCTTCACGGAGTACCGATGGGATACCCGTCAAGAGACTGCGACGATGCCAAA ACCAACTTGACCATGGATTGGGACGGTAATCCGATCAATTACACCTGCTACGACAACAAAATCATCCCGAATAGAAACACGATAGCGCTCAAGTACTGCGAACGCATTCCAAAGTATTACGTG GCTACGCATAAATGCATGTACGAGGACATAGAATACGACGACGACGTTCCGCTGTT CGGACCGCACAGGCCACTCTGGCCCATCTACGgcgaatacaaatttttaccgaAGCAGAGGTGGCTGCATAATCTCGAG CACGGAGCGGTCGTCGCATTGTACCATCCATGCGCCAATCCGATGGAGGTAAGGCGTTTGAAGAGTCTGGTCTCGAACTGTCTACGGCGACACGTGATCAGCCCGTACAACCTGCTAGACGAACGTCGT CCATTCGTTTTGGTTACGTGGGGGTGTCGTCTGAGCATGTCTTACGTGAATGCTGAACTGGTGGTTGAATTCATTCGCGAGCACGCCCTTCGCGGGCCGGAGGAGGTCGCGAGGGACGGCGATTTCGCAGATAATCTGCTACATCCAGCTAAAATCGTGTCCGATCTGGATGATACAGTTTTGTGCCCGAACGCGCGTACAGTTTAA